The Phalacrocorax carbo chromosome 28, bPhaCar2.1, whole genome shotgun sequence genome has a window encoding:
- the ANKRD35 gene encoding ankyrin repeat domain-containing protein 35, with product MLSPSSGAQPRRLPPVPAPRWVPAPGPGAHPRPHPGTARRHPDKPAGQAQAGTRSPASPRLPRPAPRAGLCGDSGSPAPHPRWSIPASGETEARLCAAAEGGTWGAGGGGHGSKEGSPPKRCVHRGPSAWRGRASVSLAGKGGGPIPAAPLEPLARRHPPAAPPPPPQVESWNKQDQKLLEAVEKGDVGRVSTLASRKTARPTKLNAVGQSAFHLAASKGLTECLSLLLAHGAPVNEKNDDGSTALHLATIACQPQCVKVLLQYGANESHVDRQDRTPLHWAASSGCASSVLLLCDHEALLDVTDAHGQTPLMLAARGNHAAICAQLLQRGADPRLADKDKKTALMLARECGSLESAQLLLSHGAAAGDAGQTPSRALRQALRGAGTENGTGCAGEPASQGGSQGEGTPGSDSEEEEDEEQQDGCDAQRVRRLQERLARKTRECQRLAAAANSVRQRVRELARLLPGCEAGNGAEDEDDACLALLAQHLEELRKRMMAEQEGDGGHQTAAQLDGDEGAPALAPFLTWLGDECAKMRAAKASAFTRSKGLRKEVEEALRSKLHYEVVSADAVRKSLAAWEKMVVGLEQVLSRADEAHAKMLKGSRVLLENLQREPAQPLAGTSPCRCPANGPEPALGGKSRAELPKEGGSLEKEMLELKESNGMLLGELARLGRERERLQEELRGLREQDPGAEPAVEGSGAAALARALAAEREEVARLRRKLAVQRRELAALRDGVGERVREAAGDAGAGILQELHRKLDGLVRSQHEALQLVAEMEDDDGTPGDRDGAGLLGELEDALGELVELLGTAAGPRMPPLLERLAGIAGALRSQELPGEQPGSEAERWRAAAAAERQAKEAAVARAAEREREAQELRDKAEGLERIVGSLRARVGELARACRDKEGKMKKLLAETEKLSAEVLGLRGQSARLQLQLEVQQKNHRDIVAVYRSHLLSAAQGFMDEGVHAMLLRILRLEE from the exons ATGCTCAGCCCGAGCTCTGGTGCCCAGCCCCGGCGCTTGCCCCCCGTCCCGGCCCCGCGGTGGGTCCCGGCGCCGGGCCCCGGTGCCCACCCACGCCCGCACCCCGGCACGGCGCGGCGGCACCCCGACAAACCAGCCGGGCAGGCGCAGGCAGGGACACGCTCGCCTGCCTCGCCTCGCCTTCCCCGGCCGGCGCCCAGGGCCGGGCTCTGCGGGGACTCGGGGTCCCCGGCGCCCCATCCCCGATGGAGCATCCCAGcaagtggggaaactgaggcacggctCTGCGCCGCTGCAGAGGGAGGCACttggggagcgggggggggggggcacggctCAAAAGAGGGGTCACCCCCAAAGCGCTGCGTCCACCGTGGCCCTTCTGCCTGGAGAGGCCGTGCCTCGGTTTCCCTGGCAGGGAAGGGTGGGGGtcccatccctgcagcccccctggAGCCGCTCGCTCGCCGCCACCCCCCCgccgcacccccaccccccccccaggtcGAGAGCTGGAACAAGCAGGACCAGAAGCTTTTGGAGGCGGTGGAGAAGGGGGACGTGGGCAGGGTGTCCACCCTCGCCTCCCGCAAAACGGCCCGGCCCACCAAGCTCAACGCCGTGGGACAGTCCGC TTTCCACCTGGCCGCCTCCAAGGGTCTCACCGAGTGCCTGTCGCTGCTGCTGGCCCACGGGGCCCCCGTTAATGAGAAGAACGATGACG GCAGCACCGCTCTGCACCTCGCCACCATCGCCTGCCAGCCCCAGTGTGTCAAGGTCCTGCTGCAG TATGGTGCCAACGAGAGCCACGTGGACAGGCAGGACCGAACCCCCCTGCACTGGGCTG CCTCCTCGGGCTGCGCCTCCAGCGTCCTGCTGCTCTGCGACCACGAGGCCCTCCTGGATGTCACCGATGCT catggGCAGACCCCCCTGATGCTGGCGGCGCGGGGGAACCACGCTGCCATCTGCGCCCAGCTCCTGCAGCGAGGGGCCGACCCCCGCCTGGCCGACAAGGACAAGAA GACCGCCCTGATGCTGGCCCGCGAGTGCGGCAGCCTGGAGTCggcccagctgctgctgagccacgGCGCGGCCGCGGGGGACGCGGGACAGACCCCCAGCCGCGCGCTCCGGCAGGCCCTGCGTGGTGCGGGGACAG AAAACGGCACCGGCTGTGCGGGGGAACCCGCATCACAGGGGGGAAGCCAGGGAGAGGGGACCCCGGGCAGCgacagtgaggaggaggaggatgaagagcAGCAGGATGGGTGCGATGCCCAGCGGGTGCGGCGGCTGCAGGAGCGGCTGGCGAGGAAGACGCGGGAATGCCAGCGGCTGGCGGCTGCCGCCAACAGCGTCCGGCAGCGGGTGCGGGAGCTGGCACGGCTCCTGCCGGGATGCGAAGCCGGGAACGGGGCGGAGGATGAGGATGATGCCTGCCTCGCCCTCTTGGCCCAGCACCTGGAGGAGCTGAGGAAGAGGATGATGGCCGAGCAAGAGGGGGATGGAGGACACCAAACCGCGGCGCAGCTCGACGGCGATGAGGGAGCGCCGGCGCTGGCCCCGTTCCTGACCTGGCTGGGGGACGAGTGTGCCAAAATGCGGGCGGCGAAGGCGAGCGCCTTCACCCGGAGCAAGGGGCTGCggaaggaggtggaggaagcCCTGCGGAGCAAACTGCACTACGAGGTGGTGTCGGCCGACGCCGTCCGGAAAAGCCTGGCGGCTTGGGAGAAGAtggtggtggggctggagcaggtgcTGAGCCGCGCCGACGAGGCCCACGCCAAGATGCTCAAGGGATCCCGTGTCCTCCTGGAAAACCTCCAGCGGGAGCCGGCGCAGCCGCTCGCCGGGACGTCGCCTTGCCGGTGCCCAGCgaacggcccggagccggctCTGGGTGGGAAGAGCCGAGCGGAGCTGCCGAAGGAGGGTGGGAGCTTGGAGAAGGAGATGCTGGAGCTCAAGGAGAGCAACGGGATGCTCCTGGGGGAGCTGGCCCGGCTGGGGCGCGAGCGGGAGcggctgcaggaggagctgcgggggctgcgggagcaggatCCCGGTGCTGAACCAGCGGTGGAAGGTTCCGGAGCGGCCGCGCTGGCCCGGGCGCTGGCAGCCGAGCGGGAGGAGGTGGCGAGGCTGCGGCGAAAGCTGGCGGTGCAGCGGCGGGAGCTGGCGGCGCTGCGGGACGGGGTGGGCGAGAGGGTGCGGGAGGCGGCCGGTGACGCCGGCGCCGGCATCCTCCAGGAGCTGCACCGTAAGCTGGACGGGCTGGTGAGGTCCCAGCACGAGGCCTTGCAACTCGTTGCAGAGATGGAGGATGACGATGGcacccctggggacagggatggggcagggctACTGGGCGAGCTGGAGGATGCACTGGGCGAACTGGTTGAGTTGCTGGGGACGGCAGCGGGTCCCCGCATGCCGCCGCTGCTGGAGAGGCTCGCCGGCATCGCCGGCGCCCTGCGCAGCCAGGAGCTCCCCGGGGAGCAGCCGGGGAGCGAGGCCGAGCGgtggcgggcggcggcggcggcggagagGCAGGCGAAGGAGGCGGCGGTGGCCCGGGCGGCCgagcgggagcgggaggcgCAGGAGCTGCGGGACAAGGCGGAGGGGCTGGAGCGGATCGTGGGCAGCCTGCGGGCGAGGGTGGGCGAGCTCGCCAGGGCCTGCCGGGACAAGGAGGGGAAG ATGAAGAAGCTGCTGGCGGAGACGGAGAAGCTGTCGGCGGAGGTGCTGGGGCTCCGCGGCCAGAGCGCCcggctccagctccagctggag gtCCAGCAGAAAAACCACCGGGACATCGTGGCGGTCTATAGGAGCCACCTGCTCAGCGCTGCCCAG GGCTTCATGGATGAGGGGGTGCATGCCATGCTGCTGCGGATCCTGCGGCTGGAGGAGtga